ATCAACTTCTGGGATACGGCCCTGCTGCCGAGGTTGCGCAAGAAGAGCGCCTCCTCCGTGTCTTTGGCTTCGCCGGTCACAAGGCGGCGAGCCACAAGGGCAAGAACAATGCTTGAGCCGTTCTCGATACCCTTTATGCAGCACGCGCTGATTGCGGGTGTACTGGTTGGGTTTCTTGCCAGCTATTTTGGCGTGTTTATTGTCCAGCGTCGCATGGCTTTTTTGGGAAGCGGCCTGGCACATTCCGCGTTCGGCGGAGTGGCGCTGGGACTATTGCTCGGCCTCCCACCGTTGGCCGTGGCCTTGCCATTTACGATTCTTGTTGCCGTCGGCATTATTTGGGTTAAAGAGCGCGCGCCGCTTGCGGAAGACACGACCATTGGTGTCTTTTTTTCCGTATCCATGGCGCTTGGCGTAGTCTTTCTCGCGCTCAAACAGGGCTATGCCGGAGATGCCTTTGCGTACTTGTTCGGTTCGATTCTCGCCGTGACGCACGTGGACCTCTGGATAGTAGGATGCATTGCGGCGGCGGCATTGGCAACGGTTCCCTGGTGGAGCGCATTGGCCTATGCGACGTTCGATCGGACCCTCGCGCGTACCGACCGGCTGCCCGTATCAGTCCATGATACCGCTCTGAATATCGCGATGGGTGTCGTCGTGGTGGTATCAATGAAACTGGTAGGCATGGTACTCATTGCGGCGTTTCTTGTCTTGCCTGCCGCAACGGCGCGGCTTGTAGCGCGGACGTTTCGAGGCATGACACTCGCTTCGATCGCCATCGGCATATCAACGGCCATTGTGGGATTATACGTCTCGTATTTTGCGAATCTGCCGAGCGGCCCGAGCATCATCTTGCTTCAATCGCTCTTCTTCTTCGGAGCGCTGGCGTTTAGCCAGTTGCGAAAGGCATAGCTCAAGTTAGCCGTGTAAACGCTAATGCGTACATTCTGCGTCACAGGAATTGCGGGAAGGTGAGAGATGGTGCCGGGGAAGGGAATCGAACCCCCACTCCCTTGCGGGAACCGGATTTTGAGTCCGGCGCGTCTGCCTGT
This region of Candidatus Hydrogenedentota bacterium genomic DNA includes:
- a CDS encoding metal ABC transporter permease, producing MLEPFSIPFMQHALIAGVLVGFLASYFGVFIVQRRMAFLGSGLAHSAFGGVALGLLLGLPPLAVALPFTILVAVGIIWVKERAPLAEDTTIGVFFSVSMALGVVFLALKQGYAGDAFAYLFGSILAVTHVDLWIVGCIAAAALATVPWWSALAYATFDRTLARTDRLPVSVHDTALNIAMGVVVVVSMKLVGMVLIAAFLVLPAATARLVARTFRGMTLASIAIGISTAIVGLYVSYFANLPSGPSIILLQSLFFFGALAFSQLRKA